A genomic region of Streptomyces rimosus contains the following coding sequences:
- a CDS encoding ATP-dependent Clp protease ATP-binding subunit has translation MFERFTDRARRVVVLAQEEARMLNHNYIGTEHILLGLIHEGEGVAAKALESLGISLEAVRQQVEEIIGQGQQAPSGHIPFTPRAKKVLELSLREALQLGHNYIGTEHILLGLIREGEGVAAQVLVKLGADLNRVRQQVIQLLSGYQGKEAATAGGPAEGTPSTSLVLDQFGRNLTQAARETKLDPVIGREKEIERVMQVLSRRTKNNPVLIGEPGVGKTAVVEGLAQAIVKGEVPETLKDKHLYTLDLGALVAGSRYRGDFEERLKKVLKEIRTRGDIILFIDELHTLVGAGAAEGAIDAASILKPMLARGELQTIGATTLDEYRKYLEKDAALERRFQPIQVAEPSLPHTIEILKGLRDRYEAHHRVSITDEALVQAAQLADRYISDRFLPDKAIDLIDEAGSRMRIRRMTAPPDLREFDEKIADVRREKESAIDSQDFEMAAGLRDKEKQLLAAKAKREKEWKAGDMDVVAEVDGELIAEVLATATGIPVFKLTEEESSRLLRMEDELHKRVIGQKDAIKALSQAIRRTRAGLKDPKRPGGSFIFAGPSGVGKTELSKTLAEFLFGDEDAMISLDMSEFSEKHTVSRLFGSPPGYVGYEEGGQLTEKVRRKPFSVVLFDEVEKAHPDIFNSLLQILEDGRLTDSQGRVVDFKNTVIIMTTNLGTRDISKGFNLGFAAQGDTKSSYERMKNKVNEELKQHFRPEFLNRVDDTVVFHQLTEEDIIQIVDLMIAKVDERLKDRDMGIELSGEAKKLLAKRGYDPVLGARPLRRTIQREIEDALSEKILFSELRPGHIVVVDIEGEGENAKFTFRGEEKSALPDAPPVESAAGGPDLSKDA, from the coding sequence ATGTTCGAGAGGTTCACCGACCGTGCGCGGCGGGTTGTCGTCCTGGCTCAGGAAGAAGCCCGGATGCTCAACCACAACTACATCGGCACCGAGCACATCCTCCTGGGCCTGATCCACGAGGGTGAGGGTGTCGCCGCTAAGGCCCTGGAGAGCCTCGGGATTTCGCTCGAGGCGGTCCGCCAGCAGGTGGAGGAGATCATCGGCCAGGGGCAGCAGGCCCCGTCCGGTCACATCCCCTTCACCCCCCGTGCGAAGAAGGTCCTGGAGCTGTCGCTCCGCGAGGCCCTTCAGCTCGGCCACAACTACATCGGTACGGAGCACATCCTGCTCGGCCTGATCCGCGAGGGTGAGGGCGTCGCCGCCCAGGTCCTCGTGAAGCTGGGCGCCGATCTGAACCGGGTGCGGCAGCAGGTCATCCAGCTGCTCTCCGGCTACCAGGGCAAGGAGGCCGCCACCGCAGGCGGCCCGGCCGAGGGCACGCCCTCGACCTCGCTGGTCCTGGACCAGTTCGGCCGCAACCTGACGCAGGCCGCCCGCGAGACCAAGCTCGACCCGGTCATCGGGCGCGAGAAGGAGATCGAGCGGGTCATGCAGGTGCTGTCCCGCCGTACCAAGAACAACCCGGTCCTCATCGGCGAGCCCGGCGTCGGCAAGACGGCGGTCGTCGAGGGCCTGGCCCAGGCCATCGTCAAGGGCGAGGTGCCCGAGACCCTCAAGGACAAGCACCTCTACACCCTGGACCTGGGCGCCCTGGTCGCCGGCTCCCGCTACCGCGGTGACTTCGAGGAGCGCCTGAAGAAGGTGCTCAAGGAGATCCGCACCCGCGGCGACATCATCCTGTTCATCGACGAGCTCCACACCCTGGTGGGTGCGGGTGCCGCCGAGGGCGCGATCGACGCCGCGAGCATCCTCAAGCCGATGCTGGCCCGCGGTGAGCTGCAGACCATCGGTGCGACGACGCTCGACGAGTACCGCAAGTACCTGGAGAAGGACGCGGCCCTGGAGCGCCGCTTCCAGCCCATCCAGGTCGCGGAGCCGTCGCTGCCGCACACCATCGAGATCCTCAAGGGCCTGCGCGACCGTTACGAGGCGCACCACCGCGTCTCGATCACGGACGAGGCCCTGGTGCAGGCCGCCCAGCTGGCCGACCGCTACATCTCCGACCGCTTCCTGCCGGACAAGGCGATCGACCTGATCGACGAGGCCGGCTCCCGGATGCGCATCCGCCGGATGACCGCGCCGCCGGACCTCCGCGAGTTCGACGAGAAGATCGCCGACGTGCGCCGGGAGAAGGAGTCCGCGATCGACTCGCAGGACTTCGAGATGGCCGCGGGTCTGCGCGACAAGGAGAAGCAGCTCCTGGCCGCGAAGGCGAAGCGGGAGAAGGAGTGGAAGGCCGGCGACATGGACGTCGTCGCCGAGGTCGACGGCGAGCTGATCGCCGAGGTCCTGGCCACGGCCACCGGCATCCCGGTCTTCAAGCTCACCGAGGAGGAGTCCTCGCGGCTGCTGCGGATGGAGGACGAGCTCCACAAGCGCGTCATCGGCCAGAAGGACGCCATCAAGGCGCTGTCGCAGGCCATCCGCCGTACGCGGGCCGGTCTGAAGGACCCCAAGCGCCCCGGTGGCTCGTTCATCTTCGCCGGTCCGTCCGGTGTCGGTAAGACCGAGCTGTCCAAGACGCTCGCCGAGTTCCTCTTCGGCGACGAGGACGCGATGATCTCCCTCGACATGTCGGAGTTCAGCGAGAAGCACACGGTCTCCCGGCTCTTCGGTTCGCCCCCCGGCTACGTCGGCTACGAAGAGGGCGGCCAGCTCACCGAGAAGGTGCGCCGCAAGCCGTTCTCCGTCGTGCTGTTCGACGAGGTGGAGAAGGCCCACCCCGACATCTTCAACTCCCTGCTGCAGATCCTGGAGGACGGTCGCCTGACCGACTCCCAGGGCCGCGTGGTGGACTTCAAGAACACGGTCATCATCATGACGACCAACCTCGGGACCCGGGACATCTCCAAGGGCTTCAACCTGGGCTTCGCCGCCCAGGGCGACACCAAGAGCAGCTACGAGCGGATGAAGAACAAGGTCAACGAAGAGCTCAAGCAGCACTTCCGGCCCGAGTTCCTCAACCGTGTGGACGACACGGTGGTCTTCCACCAGCTCACCGAGGAAGACATCATCCAGATCGTCGACCTCATGATCGCCAAGGTGGACGAGCGCCTGAAGGACCGCGACATGGGCATCGAGCTCAGCGGTGAGGCCAAGAAGCTGCTCGCCAAGCGCGGCTACGACCCGGTGCTGGGCGCCCGCCCGCTGCGCCGGACCATCCAGCGCGAGATCGAGGACGCTCTCTCGGAGAAGATCCTCTTCAGCGAGCTGCGCCCCGGCCACATCGTGGTCGTGGACATCGAGGGCGAGGGGGAGAACGCCAAGTTCACCTTCCGCGGTGAGGAGAAGTCGGCGCTGCCCGACGCCCCGCCCGTCGAGTCCGCGGCCGGCGGCCCGGACCTCTCGAAGGACGCGTGA
- a CDS encoding SCO3374 family protein → MPVAIPRSRFPLAAVRQWYEDELRWPTTGTEPVELLTGERFDALDLPADAGRAVLGRVGRTGPVAIDRSGTAGPRMLMLVAAGAAEELAGLLEWLEWGSLGLDLTARGTGDRMPAPSPPPAPHARWPCGTGPREAAGWVRPPEPGYEIEACLPTTGTGAGHGGRGIPLADRQGRAPDLVRLVSAAATECHRARLLRGRQARRQTDRGYGDQPFAFSNASRISAGTRPRSLTL, encoded by the coding sequence ATGCCCGTCGCGATCCCGCGATCCCGCTTCCCCCTCGCCGCCGTACGGCAGTGGTACGAGGACGAGCTGCGCTGGCCGACCACCGGCACGGAGCCGGTGGAGCTGCTGACCGGGGAGCGCTTCGACGCCCTGGACCTGCCCGCCGACGCGGGCCGGGCCGTACTGGGGCGGGTGGGCCGCACGGGGCCCGTGGCGATCGACCGCAGCGGCACCGCCGGCCCCAGGATGCTCATGCTCGTGGCCGCCGGTGCGGCCGAGGAGCTGGCCGGTCTCCTGGAATGGCTGGAATGGGGCTCGCTGGGGCTGGATCTGACCGCGCGCGGCACCGGGGACCGGATGCCCGCGCCGTCACCGCCGCCGGCCCCGCACGCGCGGTGGCCGTGCGGAACCGGTCCGCGGGAGGCCGCGGGGTGGGTGCGGCCTCCCGAGCCGGGGTACGAGATCGAGGCTTGCCTGCCCACCACGGGGACGGGGGCAGGGCACGGGGGCCGCGGAATTCCCCTCGCTGATCGCCAGGGGCGCGCCCCCGACCTCGTACGACTCGTGAGCGCGGCGGCCACGGAATGCCACCGGGCCCGTTTGCTGCGCGGTCGTCAAGCTCGAAGACAAACAGATCGCGGGTACGGCGATCAGCCGTTCGCCTTCTCGAACGCCTCACGGATCTCCGCGGGCACCCGGCCGCGGTCATTGACGTTGTAG
- the panC gene encoding pantoate--beta-alanine ligase, with the protein MTAPRPRLVHTAAELRALPDRPGQRAVVMTMGALHEGHATLVRAAREQAGPDGLVVVTVFVNPLQFGAGEDLDRYPRTLEADLVLAGAAGADVVFAPGVDEVYPGGAPRIRIAAGPMGDLLEGASRPGHFDGVLTVVGKLLHLTRPDVALFGQKDAQQLAVIERMVTDLNFGVQIVGVPTVREDDGLALSSRNRYLSAAERRTALALSRALFAARDRLAAEEALRDRASCTARTAHRAHDRSAALAALGEDRAAADAHALAHAVATPLHAPAVARAAAHAVLEDAARLDPPLALDYVALVDPADFTEVPDTYEGEAVLAVAAKVGTTRLIDNIRLTFGAPR; encoded by the coding sequence ATGACCGCCCCGCGCCCCCGCCTCGTACACACCGCGGCCGAACTGCGGGCCCTGCCGGACCGCCCCGGGCAGCGGGCCGTCGTCATGACCATGGGCGCTCTGCACGAGGGACACGCGACGCTGGTACGCGCCGCTCGCGAGCAGGCCGGGCCGGACGGGCTCGTCGTCGTCACCGTCTTCGTCAACCCGCTCCAGTTCGGCGCAGGCGAGGACCTCGACCGCTATCCGCGCACCCTGGAGGCGGACCTCGTGCTGGCCGGCGCGGCCGGTGCGGACGTGGTGTTCGCGCCGGGCGTCGACGAGGTCTACCCGGGCGGGGCGCCGCGGATACGGATAGCCGCCGGCCCCATGGGCGACCTCCTGGAGGGCGCCAGCCGGCCCGGCCACTTCGACGGCGTCCTGACCGTCGTCGGCAAGCTGCTGCACCTCACGCGCCCTGACGTGGCCCTGTTCGGCCAGAAGGACGCGCAGCAACTGGCCGTCATAGAGCGCATGGTGACCGACCTGAACTTCGGCGTACAGATCGTCGGCGTCCCCACCGTCCGCGAGGACGACGGGCTGGCGCTCTCCAGCCGCAACCGCTACCTCTCCGCCGCCGAGCGCCGTACCGCCCTGGCACTGTCCCGGGCCCTGTTCGCGGCCCGCGACCGGCTCGCCGCCGAAGAAGCGCTGCGCGACCGCGCCTCCTGTACGGCGCGCACGGCACACCGCGCGCACGACCGTTCCGCGGCGCTCGCCGCCCTCGGTGAGGACCGCGCGGCAGCCGACGCGCACGCCCTCGCGCACGCCGTCGCCACCCCGCTGCACGCCCCCGCGGTGGCCCGCGCGGCGGCCCACGCCGTCCTGGAGGACGCCGCCCGCCTCGACCCGCCGCTCGCGCTCGACTACGTGGCGCTCGTCGACCCGGCCGACTTCACCGAGGTCCCGGACACCTACGAGGGCGAGGCAGTCCTCGCGGTCGCCGCCAAGGTCGGCACCACCCGCCTCATCGACAACATCCGCCTCACATTCGGAGCGCCCCGATGA
- a CDS encoding L-aspartate oxidase, whose product MPTASDHATLRLQAPAPGWSIEADVVVVGSGVAGLTAALRCAAAGRRTVVVTKARLDDGSTRWAQGGIAAALGEGDTPEQHLTDTLVAGAGLCDENAVRTLVTEGPDAVRRLIATGARFDTTPGGDEIALTREGGHHRRRIAHAGGDATGAEISRALVDAVRAQGLRTIENALVLDLLTDAEGRTAGVTLHVMGEGQHDGVGAVRAPAVVLATGGMGQVFSATTNPAVSTGDGVALALRAGAEVSDLEFVQFHPTVLYLGPDAEGQQPLISEAVRGEGAHLVDADGIRFMTGQHELAELAPRDIVAKAIMRRAHERGTEHMYLDARHFGARMWEERFPTILAACRAHGIDPVTEPIPVAPAAHYASGGVRTDLYGRTTVPGLYACGEVACTGVHGANRLASNSLLEGLVFAERIADDITSAPARRPGPAVEPAAAPVPLLAPEARTAIQRIMTAGAGVLRSAASLTEAATALARLQRDAAEAATTAAQTAAPEATPTDRPKPAEPGVEAWEVTNLLLVARVLVAGAMRREETRGCHWREDHADRDDAHWQRHFLVTHRPPHTLHTRTTDTAAFPATTAAPAPETEPTQ is encoded by the coding sequence ATGCCCACCGCCTCCGACCACGCCACCCTCCGCCTCCAGGCCCCCGCCCCCGGCTGGTCCATCGAGGCCGATGTCGTCGTGGTCGGTTCGGGAGTCGCGGGCCTGACCGCCGCCCTGCGCTGCGCCGCCGCGGGCCGCCGCACCGTCGTGGTGACCAAGGCCCGCCTGGACGACGGCTCCACGCGCTGGGCCCAGGGCGGCATCGCGGCCGCGCTCGGCGAGGGCGACACCCCCGAGCAGCACCTGACCGACACCCTCGTGGCGGGCGCCGGGCTGTGCGACGAGAACGCCGTACGCACCCTGGTCACCGAAGGCCCGGACGCCGTCCGCCGCCTCATCGCCACCGGCGCGCGCTTCGACACCACGCCCGGCGGCGACGAGATAGCCCTCACCCGCGAGGGCGGGCACCACCGCCGCCGCATAGCGCACGCGGGCGGCGACGCGACCGGCGCCGAGATCTCCCGCGCCCTGGTCGACGCCGTACGCGCCCAGGGCCTGCGCACCATCGAGAACGCGCTCGTCCTCGACCTGCTCACCGACGCCGAAGGACGCACCGCCGGCGTCACCCTGCACGTGATGGGCGAGGGCCAGCACGACGGCGTGGGCGCCGTGCGCGCCCCCGCGGTCGTCCTCGCGACCGGCGGCATGGGCCAGGTCTTCTCCGCGACCACCAACCCGGCCGTCTCCACGGGCGACGGCGTGGCCCTCGCGCTGCGCGCCGGCGCCGAGGTCTCCGACCTCGAATTCGTCCAGTTCCACCCGACGGTCCTCTACCTCGGCCCGGACGCGGAGGGGCAGCAGCCGCTCATCTCGGAAGCGGTACGCGGCGAGGGCGCCCACCTGGTGGACGCCGACGGCATCCGCTTCATGACCGGACAGCACGAACTCGCCGAGCTGGCCCCGCGCGACATCGTCGCCAAGGCGATCATGAGGCGCGCCCACGAGCGGGGCACCGAGCACATGTACCTGGACGCCCGGCACTTCGGCGCGCGCATGTGGGAGGAGCGCTTCCCGACCATCCTCGCCGCCTGCCGCGCCCACGGCATCGACCCGGTCACCGAGCCGATCCCGGTCGCGCCCGCCGCGCACTACGCCTCCGGCGGCGTACGGACCGACCTGTACGGCCGGACGACCGTGCCGGGCCTGTACGCGTGCGGCGAGGTCGCGTGCACCGGCGTGCACGGCGCGAACCGGCTCGCCTCCAACTCCCTCCTGGAGGGGCTGGTCTTCGCGGAGCGCATCGCGGACGACATCACGTCCGCGCCCGCCCGCCGCCCGGGACCGGCCGTCGAGCCCGCCGCCGCCCCTGTACCGCTGCTCGCCCCCGAGGCACGCACCGCCATCCAGCGGATCATGACCGCGGGCGCCGGAGTGCTGCGCTCCGCCGCCAGCCTCACCGAGGCCGCCACCGCCCTCGCCCGCCTCCAGCGCGACGCGGCCGAAGCAGCCACCACAGCGGCCCAGACCGCCGCCCCGGAAGCCACCCCCACCGACCGCCCCAAGCCCGCCGAGCCCGGTGTCGAGGCGTGGGAGGTCACCAACCTCCTGCTGGTCGCCCGGGTGCTGGTCGCCGGGGCGATGCGCCGCGAGGAGACCCGCGGCTGCCACTGGCGCGAGGACCACGCCGACCGGGACGATGCGCACTGGCAGCGGCACTTCCTGGTCACCCACCGCCCCCCGCACACCCTGCACACCCGTACGACCGACACCGCCGCGTTCCCCGCGACGACCGCCGCACCCGCGCCCGAAACGGAGCCGACCCAGTGA
- the nadC gene encoding carboxylating nicotinate-nucleotide diphosphorylase, translated as MSTPDDLPLHQIGRQDQAPASGGGCGDSCGCGDGDAYELDPTACGLDPALAALLVEAGLDPVQVEDIAHVALAEDLDQGVDVTTVATVPEEAVATADFAARQAGTVAGLRVAEAVLSLVCTTEFEVERHVEDGDRVAAGQKLLSVTARTRDLLTAERTALNLLGRLSGIATATRAWADALEGTGAKVRDTRKTTPGLRALEKYAVRCGGGVNHRMSLSDAALIKDNHVVAAGGVAEAFKAVRSGFPGVPVEVEVDRLDQIPPVLAEGADLILLDNFTPGQTREAVALVAGRAALESSGGLTLDNARAYAETGVDYLAVGALTHSSPVLDIGLDLREER; from the coding sequence GTGAGCACTCCCGACGACCTCCCCCTGCACCAGATCGGACGTCAGGACCAGGCCCCGGCTTCCGGCGGCGGCTGCGGCGACTCCTGCGGCTGCGGCGACGGCGACGCGTACGAACTCGACCCGACGGCCTGCGGCCTCGACCCCGCCCTGGCCGCCCTCCTGGTCGAAGCCGGCCTGGATCCCGTACAGGTCGAGGACATCGCCCACGTGGCCCTCGCGGAGGACCTCGACCAGGGCGTGGACGTGACCACCGTCGCGACCGTGCCCGAAGAGGCCGTGGCCACCGCCGACTTCGCCGCCCGCCAGGCGGGCACCGTGGCGGGCCTGCGGGTCGCCGAGGCCGTGCTGTCCCTGGTGTGCACCACCGAGTTCGAGGTGGAACGGCACGTCGAGGACGGCGACCGCGTCGCGGCCGGCCAGAAGCTGCTCAGCGTCACCGCCCGCACCCGCGACCTGCTGACCGCCGAGCGCACCGCCCTGAACCTGCTGGGCCGCCTGTCCGGCATCGCCACCGCCACCCGCGCCTGGGCCGACGCCCTGGAGGGCACCGGCGCCAAGGTCCGCGACACCCGTAAGACGACGCCCGGACTGCGCGCCCTGGAGAAGTACGCGGTGCGCTGCGGCGGCGGCGTCAACCACCGCATGTCCCTCTCGGACGCGGCCCTGATCAAGGACAACCACGTCGTCGCGGCGGGCGGCGTGGCCGAGGCGTTCAAGGCCGTACGCAGCGGCTTCCCCGGAGTGCCGGTCGAGGTGGAGGTGGACCGGCTGGACCAGATCCCGCCGGTCCTCGCCGAGGGCGCCGACCTGATCCTGCTGGACAACTTCACGCCCGGGCAGACGCGGGAGGCCGTGGCGCTGGTGGCCGGGCGGGCGGCCCTGGAGTCCTCCGGCGGGCTCACCCTCGACAACGCCCGCGCCTACGCCGAGACCGGCGTGGACTACCTGGCCGTGGGCGCGCTCACGCACTCCTCCCCGGTCCTCGACATCGGCCTCGACCTGCGCGAGGAGCGCTGA
- a CDS encoding amino-acid N-acetyltransferase, whose translation MPPLSNGVTVRRARTSDVPAVRSLIDAYSQDGILLDKATVTLYEDIQEFWVAERDEDAAVVACGALHVMWEDLAEVRTLAVDPRLKGTGVGHQVLDKLLRTAGWLGVRRIFCLTFEVDFFAKHGFVEIGETPVDGDVYSELLRSYDEGVAEFLGLERVKPNTLGNSRMLLHL comes from the coding sequence ATGCCGCCGCTATCCAATGGAGTCACCGTCCGCCGCGCCAGGACCAGCGATGTACCTGCTGTACGCAGCCTCATCGACGCCTACTCGCAGGACGGCATCCTCCTCGACAAAGCCACCGTGACGCTTTACGAGGACATCCAGGAGTTCTGGGTGGCCGAGCGGGACGAGGACGCCGCGGTCGTCGCCTGCGGAGCCCTGCACGTCATGTGGGAAGACCTGGCCGAAGTGCGCACATTGGCCGTCGATCCGCGCCTGAAGGGCACCGGAGTCGGCCACCAAGTCCTCGACAAGCTGCTGCGCACCGCGGGCTGGCTCGGAGTGCGGCGCATTTTCTGCCTCACCTTCGAAGTCGACTTCTTCGCCAAGCACGGCTTCGTGGAGATCGGTGAGACGCCCGTCGACGGCGATGTCTACAGCGAGCTGCTGCGTTCCTATGACGAGGGCGTTGCCGAGTTCCTCGGTCTCGAACGAGTGAAGCCCAACACCCTGGGCAACAGCCGCATGCTTCTGCACCTGTGA
- a CDS encoding BlaI/MecI/CopY family transcriptional regulator — protein MPRRLGDLEDAVMTRVWEWNRPVTVREVLEDLQKERSIAYTTVMTVLDNLHQKGWVRREAEGRAYRYEAVSTRAAYAAALMNEAWSASDNPAAALVAFFGMMSPEQRHALRDAVRMVQGDEPAEPAPAAQQAERAEPEAAAPADAGEADAGEVPAAGSGDSGR, from the coding sequence GTGCCACGACGCTTGGGTGATCTGGAAGACGCGGTCATGACGCGGGTGTGGGAGTGGAACCGCCCGGTCACCGTTCGGGAAGTCCTGGAAGACCTGCAGAAGGAACGGTCGATCGCCTACACGACGGTGATGACCGTATTGGACAACCTCCATCAGAAGGGCTGGGTGCGCCGGGAAGCCGAAGGGCGCGCCTATCGATATGAGGCGGTCTCCACTCGTGCCGCCTACGCGGCCGCACTGATGAACGAAGCGTGGTCCGCGAGTGACAACCCCGCGGCGGCTCTGGTGGCCTTCTTCGGCATGATGTCGCCGGAACAGCGCCATGCGCTACGGGATGCCGTACGGATGGTGCAGGGCGACGAACCGGCGGAACCCGCACCGGCCGCGCAGCAAGCAGAGCGGGCGGAACCCGAAGCCGCCGCACCTGCGGATGCGGGGGAAGCAGATGCGGGGGAAGTACCCGCGGCGGGTTCCGGCGACTCGGGGCGATAG
- a CDS encoding type III pantothenate kinase has product MLLTIDVGNTHTVLGLFDGEEIVEHWRISTDARRTADELAVLLQGLMGMHPLLGEELGDGIEGIAICSTVPSVLHELREVTRRYYGDVPAVLVEPGVKTGVPILMDNPKEVGADRIINALAAVELYGGPAVVVDFGTATTFDAVSARGEYVGGVIAPGIEISVDALGVKGAQLRKIELARPRSVIGKNTVEAMQSGILYGFAGQVDGVVQRMARELADDPDDVTVIATGGLAPMVLGESSVIDEHEPWLTLIGLRLVYERNVPRS; this is encoded by the coding sequence ATGCTGCTGACCATCGACGTGGGCAACACCCACACCGTCCTCGGCCTGTTCGACGGCGAGGAGATCGTCGAGCACTGGCGCATCTCCACCGACGCCCGCCGCACCGCCGACGAACTCGCCGTGCTCCTCCAGGGCCTGATGGGCATGCACCCGCTGCTCGGCGAGGAGCTGGGCGACGGCATCGAGGGCATCGCCATCTGCTCCACCGTCCCCTCCGTCCTCCACGAGCTGCGCGAGGTCACCCGGCGCTACTACGGCGACGTGCCGGCCGTCCTGGTCGAGCCGGGCGTCAAGACCGGCGTGCCGATCCTCATGGACAACCCCAAGGAGGTCGGCGCCGACCGGATCATCAACGCGCTGGCGGCGGTGGAGCTGTACGGCGGCCCGGCGGTGGTGGTCGACTTCGGTACGGCCACCACGTTCGACGCGGTCAGCGCGCGCGGCGAGTACGTCGGCGGTGTGATCGCCCCCGGCATCGAGATCTCGGTGGACGCGCTCGGCGTCAAGGGCGCCCAGCTCCGCAAGATCGAACTGGCCCGGCCGCGCAGCGTCATCGGCAAGAACACCGTCGAGGCCATGCAGTCCGGCATCCTGTACGGCTTCGCCGGACAGGTGGACGGCGTGGTCCAGCGCATGGCGCGGGAGCTGGCCGACGACCCGGACGACGTCACGGTGATCGCCACCGGCGGGCTGGCCCCCATGGTGCTCGGCGAGTCCTCGGTCATCGACGAGCACGAGCCGTGGCTGACGCTGATCGGGCTGCGCCTGGTGTACGAGCGCAACGTTCCCCGGAGCTGA
- a CDS encoding Rossmann-like and DUF2520 domain-containing protein, translated as MNTIPPTEAQDRPARLTVGVVGAGRVGPALAASLQLAGHRPVAVSGVSDASVRRAATLLPDVPVVSPSEVLERAELVLLTVPDDALPGLVAGLAETGAVRPGQLLVHTSGRFGTAVLDPATRVGALPLALHPAMTFTGTRVDVQRLAGCSFGVTAPEPLRMAAEALVIEMGGEPEWIEEDARPLYHAALAIGANHLVTLVAQAMELLRRAGVGAPDRMLGPLLGAALDNALRSGDAALTGPVARGDAGTVAAHVSELRKHAPQSVEGYLAMARTTADRALAHGLLKPELAEDLLGVLANIGTGPANPGTGPQEDQGPDHPEEGDR; from the coding sequence GTGAACACAATCCCACCCACCGAGGCCCAGGACCGCCCCGCCCGGCTGACCGTCGGAGTCGTCGGCGCCGGCCGTGTCGGCCCTGCCCTCGCCGCGTCGCTGCAGCTCGCCGGACACCGGCCGGTCGCCGTGTCCGGTGTCTCCGACGCGTCCGTACGGCGCGCCGCGACGCTGCTGCCCGACGTCCCGGTCGTCTCCCCGTCCGAGGTGCTGGAGCGCGCCGAGCTGGTGCTGCTCACCGTGCCCGACGACGCCCTCCCCGGGCTCGTCGCGGGCCTCGCCGAGACCGGCGCCGTACGGCCGGGGCAGCTGCTCGTGCACACCTCGGGCCGGTTCGGTACGGCCGTCCTCGACCCGGCCACCCGCGTCGGCGCGCTGCCGCTGGCCCTCCACCCGGCGATGACCTTCACCGGCACGCGCGTCGACGTACAGCGGCTGGCCGGGTGTTCCTTCGGGGTCACCGCGCCCGAACCGCTGCGGATGGCCGCCGAGGCGCTGGTCATCGAGATGGGCGGGGAGCCGGAGTGGATCGAGGAGGACGCCCGTCCGCTCTACCACGCGGCCCTCGCGATCGGCGCGAACCACCTGGTCACCCTGGTGGCGCAGGCCATGGAACTGCTCCGGCGCGCCGGGGTCGGCGCGCCCGACCGCATGCTCGGACCGCTGCTGGGCGCCGCCCTCGACAACGCGCTGCGCTCGGGGGACGCCGCACTGACCGGCCCGGTCGCCCGCGGCGACGCCGGTACGGTCGCCGCCCACGTCTCCGAGCTGCGTAAACACGCCCCGCAGAGCGTCGAGGGCTACCTCGCCATGGCCCGTACGACGGCCGACCGCGCCCTCGCGCACGGCCTGCTGAAGCCGGAACTGGCCGAGGACCTGCTGGGCGTCCTGGCGAACATCGGCACCGGCCCCGCAAACCCAGGCACCGGCCCCCAGGAGGACCAGGGGCCCGACCACCCCGAAGAAGGCGACCGATGA
- a CDS encoding histone-like nucleoid-structuring protein Lsr2 — translation MAQKVQVLLVDDLNGGEAHETVTFALDGKSYEIDLSDDNAQKLRDSLAEFVKAGRKTGGRSGGRGKARASSGGSQDTAKIRAWAKENGYNVNDRGRVPAEIREAFEKANG, via the coding sequence GTGGCACAGAAGGTTCAGGTTCTTCTTGTCGACGACCTCAACGGCGGCGAGGCCCATGAGACCGTGACGTTCGCCCTCGACGGCAAGTCCTACGAGATCGACCTGTCCGACGACAACGCCCAGAAGCTGCGCGACTCGCTCGCCGAGTTCGTGAAGGCAGGCCGCAAGACCGGTGGCCGTTCCGGTGGCCGCGGCAAGGCACGGGCGTCTTCCGGCGGCAGCCAGGACACCGCGAAGATCCGCGCGTGGGCCAAGGAGAACGGCTACAACGTCAATGACCGCGGCCGGGTGCCCGCGGAGATCCGTGAGGCGTTCGAGAAGGCGAACGGCTGA